The proteins below are encoded in one region of Winogradskyella helgolandensis:
- a CDS encoding DUF4230 domain-containing protein produces the protein METFFIIIISILVTLGLVTIYNQWKTKKVSDKQSILILDKIKRVCKFVTVEGDFAEIYHYEDVKAKFLKLISSRKKALVVINAKAHIGFDLSKVQMSADSASKTVTFSHFPQPEILSIESDINYYDKRDGMFNRFEAADLTDLHTKAKAHILDKVPESGLYNIAKQEALEAIRLIENLVETIGWTLDYSALKIEGEADKKMLK, from the coding sequence ATGGAAACATTTTTTATAATTATCATTAGTATTTTAGTAACCTTAGGTTTGGTGACTATCTACAACCAATGGAAAACCAAAAAGGTTTCTGATAAGCAATCGATTTTAATATTAGACAAAATAAAACGGGTTTGTAAATTTGTAACCGTCGAAGGTGATTTTGCAGAAATATACCATTATGAAGACGTAAAAGCGAAATTCCTAAAGCTTATATCTAGTCGAAAAAAAGCATTAGTGGTGATAAATGCCAAAGCACACATTGGATTTGATTTGAGTAAAGTGCAAATGTCTGCTGATTCGGCATCAAAAACAGTGACATTTTCTCATTTTCCTCAGCCTGAAATTTTATCCATAGAAAGTGATATTAATTATTATGATAAACGCGATGGTATGTTCAACAGGTTTGAAGCGGCCGATTTAACCGATTTACACACTAAAGCAAAAGCACATATTTTAGATAAAGTTCCCGAAAGTGGACTATATAATATTGCAAAACAAGAAGCCTTAGAAGCCATTCGTCTTATTGAAAATTTAGTGGAAACTATTGGGTGGACATTGGATTATTCTGCTTTGAAGATAGAAGGAGAAGCTGATAAGAAAATGTTGAAATAA